The Candidatus Cloacimonadota bacterium genome includes the window GAGTTTTTCCAAAGTGGACACACGGTTCAAGTGTTATATACATTGTTGAATTTTGAGCTTCATCTCCAGCTTGTTTTAATGCCTGGATTTCAGCGTGGTCTTTTCCTGCTGGTTGTGTGTATCCTTTGCCAATGATTTTCCCATTATTAGCAATAATAGCGCCAACAAAAGGATTTGGCGAGGTTTTTCCCCTGGCTTTTTCTGCAAGCGTGAATGCTTTTTCTAAGAAAGCTATATCGGTTTTTTTCATCTTCTCTTTGGTGCGGAGTGCGAAAACGATCCGCCAACTGGCGGAGAACTTTTCGTCTCGACTGGTCGGGACTGAAAGTTCGTCGCTTCGCTCCTCGTTTCAGCACTCCATCGTTTCTATTTATAATATAATTTAATGTAGAATCTCTGTGCCTCTGTGGCTAACATTTTTACTGCCGAAATTCTCTTAAATATAATATTTCTTTAAGTTCAGTTGGTAAATTTTTTACAAATTCTTTTTCTTTCGGATACACTCTTAATGGATTTATATCAATGCCACCACGCCGATTGTATTTACAAAGAACCATAATTTTTTCAGGCTGAATTTTATTAATAAGATGAAAAAGAATCCGTTCACAGCATACTTCGTGAAATTCTTGATGATTGCGATACGAGACAATATATTGCAAAAGTGATTCTTCTGTAATCTTTTTTTTATTAGCAAGATAGTAGATATAAACAGCTCCCCAGTCTGGTTGGTCAGTTATTGGGCAGTTTGATTTTAGTAAATTTGACATCAAGAAATGTTCTTTTTTCTCTACCTGCTCCATTTGAAGTAAATCTGTGTTTACCTCATATTGAAAAGGATTTTTAGGTTTTAATTCATCAATACATTTGAACTTTTTTGCTAGATCAAATTTTTGATTAAGATCTTCATAAGTTGTAATAATAAGTTTTATGTTTGCTGAGTTCAAGGCAGATTTTAAATCATTCTTAATTTTTATAATTGCTTCTTTTAGATTTTCAAAGACAGCCATATTAAAAGAATTCAAATACAGTTTTAGCGATTTGCTCTCAATCAGAAATTCTGATTCAGAAGGATATTTAATTCTAAGAATTCCAACAAATGGTTTGCCTGATTTTTCTAAGAATGAGAATTCGTAACAATTCCATATATCTATACCAGAGAAAAGGATATTTTTCGTATCCCAGCCAATATTCTGTCTTCCGATTTTTCGTGGAATTGGTTTTAGTAATGTTGAATCTGGCTTTGTGATAAGATATTCGTTCATTAAAAATAATTAGAGACAATTACATTTTTTCCTGTATTTCTCTTTTCAGTTTTTCTATAAACTCATTTAGCTGAAATGTACCCAAATCCCCTTTCAGATGTTTTCGTACTGAAATATTTTGATCCTCAATCTCTTTATCACCAACAATAATCATATATGGAATTTTTTCTTTTTCTGCTTCTCTAATCTTATATCCGACTTTTTCATTTTGCAGATTAATTTTAGCACGAATATCTGAATCAATTAACTCATCAAGGATTTTCTTTGCATAATCAAAATGATTATTACTAATTGGAATTACTTTTACCTGAACAGGAGCGAGCCATAGAGGGAAGTTTCCAGCATAATGCTCAATCAGAACACCAAAGAATCTTTCTAAAGAGCCGAGCAAGGCGCGGTGAATCATAAATGGACGATGCTCAGAATTATCCTCTCCAATGTAAGTCATATCAAAGCGCTCAGGAAGATTGAAGTCAAACTGAATCGTGGTGCATTGCCAGGAACGGTCAAGAGCATCTTTTATTTTTATATCAATCTTCGGTCCGTAGAATACGCCCTCACCAGGGTCAATTTTATAAGGTAGTTTTGAAATATCTAATGCTTTCTTTAAAGAC containing:
- a CDS encoding 7-cyano-7-deazaguanine reductase, translated to MNEYLITKPDSTLLKPIPRKIGRQNIGWDTKNILFSGIDIWNCYEFSFLEKSGKPFVGILRIKYPSESEFLIESKSLKLYLNSFNMAVFENLKEAIIKIKNDLKSALNSANIKLIITTYEDLNQKFDLAKKFKCIDELKPKNPFQYEVNTDLLQMEQVEKKEHFLMSNLLKSNCPITDQPDWGAVYIYYLANKKKITEESLLQYIVSYRNHQEFHEVCCERILFHLINKIQPEKIMVLCKYNRRGGIDINPLRVYPKEKEFVKNLPTELKEILYLREFRQ